From Nicotiana tabacum cultivar K326 chromosome 20, ASM71507v2, whole genome shotgun sequence, one genomic window encodes:
- the LOC107780386 gene encoding LOW QUALITY PROTEIN: uncharacterized protein LOC107780386 (The sequence of the model RefSeq protein was modified relative to this genomic sequence to represent the inferred CDS: deleted 2 bases in 1 codon), with protein sequence MWVSTIRSASYRYLFKNSYHLIRLKSVSSVAQLSPYFSDSSSDEQNGNTQMKNSTNNILEVNSYWVTEMLNSLKEEPENALLFFRQLKESGFKHDVQTYMAMVRTFCYWGMDMKLDSLFLEVINCGKKDLGFEVSDLFEELVEGLNAEGPNSLVRALDALVKAYASLRMFDEAIDVLFKTKRCGFGLSVLSCNYLMNRLVECGKVDMAVAVYKQLKRIAVKPNVYTYGIVIKALCRKGSLEEAVNVFEEMEKAGETPNEFTYSTYIEGLCSYGRSDLAYDVLRAWKGANLPLDVYAYTAVIRGFVNEKRLQEAEIVLLDMEEQELIPDAFSYGAIIHGYCDAGNITKALDFHDKMEARGIKSNCVIVSSILQCLCKNGKACYVVDQFSSFMKQGIFLDEVAYNVVIDALCKLGRFGEAVKLLDEMKGKKMTLDIIHYTTFINGYCLHGKILDALELFEEMKEKGLKPDVITYNVLAGGFSRNGLVKEALHLLDHMKGQGLTPTTVTHNVIIEGLCVGGYAEEAEAFFSSLEYKSVENYAAMVNGYCELGNTKDAYELFVRLSKQGILIRRNSRLKLLTSLCLEGEYGKAIKLFEIVLTLDDDTCKIMYSKLIACLSSAGDMKRARWVFDNMVWRGLTPDVVIYTMMLNGYCKVNHLQEAVNLFDDMKERGISPDVITYTVMLDGHSKNVKRDRLSSDTGRNGGERKDTWWNNGEKTDPSTFWSEMKEMELKADVICYTVLIDRHCKSDNIDDAIRLFTEMIDRGLEPDSVTYTALICGYCKQGQVEMAKDLVNEMWSKGIQPDSHTISALHHGIIKAKKVHLRHNNNSGKSEVIRSS encoded by the exons ATGTGGGTTTCAACAATAAGGTCAGCTTCTTATAGATACCTATTCAAGAACAGCTATCATTTAATTCGACTTAAATCAGTTTCTTCAGTAGCTCAATTAAGCCCATATTTTTCGGATTCTAGTTCTGATGAACAAAATGGAAATACCCAAATGAAAAATAGTACCAATAATATTCTTGAGGTAAATTCTTATTGGGTCACTGAAATGCTCAACAGTTTAAAGGAAGAGCCTGaaaatgctttattattttttcgTCAATTAAAAGAAAGTGGGTTTAAACATGATGTACAAACTTATATGGCTATGGTTAGGACATTTTGTTATTGGGGTATGGATATGAAATTGGATTCTTTGTTTTTGGAGGTTATAAATTGTGGAAAAAAGGATTTGGGGTTTGAGGTTTCTGATTTGTTTGAGGAACTAGTGGAGGGGTTAAATGCTGAGGGCCCTAATTCGTTGGTTCGGGCTTTGGATGCATTGGTTAAGGCTTATGCTAGTTTAAGGATGTTTGATGAAGCTATTGATGTGTTGTTCAAGACGAAAAGGTGTGGTTTTGGGCTGAGTGTGTTGTCGTGTAATTATCTCATGAATCGGCTTGTTGAGTGCGGGAAAGTAGATATGGCCGTGGCGGTTTATAAACAGTTGAAGAGGATTGCGGTGAAACCCAATGTGTATACATATGGAATTGTGATCAAGGCATTGTGTAGAAAAGGTAGTTTGGAAGAAGCGGTTAATGTATTTGAGGAGATGGAGAAAGCTGGTGAAACTCCTAATGAGTTTACTTATTCCACTTATATTGAAGGGCTTTGCTCGTATGGTAGATCAGACTTGGCTTATGATGTATTGCGGGCATGGAAAGGAGCGAATCTACCCCTTGACGTCTATGCCTATACTGCTGTAATTCGCGGGTTTGTTAATGAGAAGAGGTTGCAAGAAGCAGAAATTGTTCTGCTTGACATGGAGGAGCAAGAACTGATCCCTGATGCCTTTTCTTATGGGGCTATAATTCATGGTTACTGTGATGCCGGGAATATTACTAAAGCTCTGGATTTCCATGACAAGATGGAAGCAAGGGGTATCAAAAGTAATTGTGTAATTGTCAGCTCAATTCTTCAGTGCTTGTGCAAAAATGGCAAGGCATGTTATGTTGTTGATCAGTTCAGTAGTTTTATGAAGCAGGGTATTTTTCTTGATGAGGTGGCTTATAATGTCGTAATTGATGCCCTGTGCAAACTCGGTAGGTTTGGAGAGGCGGTGAAGTTGCTTGATGAGATGAAGGGTAAGAAGATGACACTTGACATTATA CATTACACTACTTTTATAAATGGGTATTGCCTCCATGGAAAAATACTAGATGCGTTGGAGTTATTTGAAGAAATGAAAGAGAAAGGCTTGAAACCTGACGTTATTACTTATAATGTGCTTGCTGGTGGATTTTCTAGAAATGGCCTTGTTAAAGAGGCACTTCACCTTTTGGACCATATGAAGGGACAAGGCTTGACTCCAACGACTGTCACACATAATGTGATTATTGAGGGCTTATGTGTTGGAGGTTATGCAGAGGAGGCTGAAGCATTTTTTAGTAGTTTGGAGTATAAATCTGTAGAAAATTATGCTGCCATGGTGAATGGATATTGTGAATTAGGCAACACTAAAGATGCCTATGAACTTTTTGTTAGGCTATCAAAACAAGGCATTTTAATTAGAAGGAACTCTCGTTTGAAGCTTCTCACTAGCCTCTGTCTGGAAGGTGAATACGGGAAAGCCATAAAGTTGTTCGAGATAGTGTTGACTTTAGATGATGACACTTGTAAAATAATGTACAGCAAACTAATTGCTTGTTTATCTAGTGCTGGAGATATGAAAAGGGCCAGGTGGGTGTTCGATAATATGGTTTGGAGAGGATTAACGCCTGACGTGGTTATTTATACTATGATGTTAAATGGTTATTGCAAGGTGAATCACTTGCAGGAAGCTGTTAATCTTTTTGATGATATGAAGGAAAGGGGCATTTCTCCTGATGTGATCACTTACACAGTTATGCTTGATGGTCACTCTAAGAATGTAAAAAGAGATCGATTGTCATCAGATACAGGGAGGAATGGCGGAGAAAGAAAGGATACATGGTGGAATAATGGGGAAAAGACAGACCCTTCAactttttggagtgaaatgaaggAGATGGAATTAAAAGCTGATGTTATTTGCTACACTGTTTTGATTGACAGGCACTGTAAATCAGATAACATTGATGATGCTATTCGCCTTTTCACTGAAATGATTGATCGAGGTTTAGAACCTGATAGTGTTACATACACAGCTCTGATATGTGGCTATTGTAAGCAAGGACAGGTTGAGATGGCTAAAGACCTTGTGAATGAGATGTGGAGTAAGGGAATACAACCAGATAGCCATACAATCTCAGCATTACATCATGGCATCATAAAGGCCAAAAAGGTGCACCTTAGGCATAACAATAACTCGGGAAAATCAGAG GTGATTCGATCCTCATAG
- the LOC107780387 gene encoding uncharacterized protein LOC107780387 translates to MDTIKHEKVRRFEEFVDRRLKPDLVHAIAERDKVFEQQKIFSDLRSNIENLEKNSVTNMRTLVNLGSEVYIQADVPDTTRIFVDVGLGFHVEFTWSEALKYISAREEKLAGQIEEYTRLIASIKAQIKMVHEGIRELLQLPAEPAY, encoded by the exons ATGGACACTATTAAACATGAGAAAGTAAGGAGATTTGAGGAGTTTGTTGATCGCCGTCTGAAACCAGATCTTGTTCATGCAATTGCTGAACG GGACAAGGTCTTTGAACAGCAAAAGATTTT CTCAGATTTAAGAAGCAATATAGAGAATTTGGAGAAAAACAGTGTAACTAATATGAGGACGCTGGTTAATCTTGGCTCTGAAGTATATATACAAGCTGATGT GCCAGATACAACGCGCATATTTGTCGATGTCGGACTTGGATTTCATGTAGAGTTCACTTGGTCGGAAGCTCTAAAGTATATATCAGCAAGGGAGGAGAAATTAGCCGG GCAAATAGAGGAATATACACGTCTAATTGCATCAATTAAGGCCCAGATCAAGATG GTTCATGAAGGGATACGTGAGCTGCTCCAGCTTCCGGCAGAGCCAGCTTACTAA
- the LOC142174280 gene encoding uncharacterized protein LOC142174280 gives MAAENPFAENQIVVESSHPLYLSPSDNPGTNLVFTLFDGTGYADWRKSMLISLSAKNKVGLINGRLLKPRDDSPYFELWARCNDMVMAWYGQSDVAQSFGLQKKLLETVQGSNDIATYFNNIKAIWDELNALDAKIPCTCVECTCEAKHKNKAIEERQKLVQFLMGLNETYTACRGNIMMMTPTPNIDKAYSLLLQEERQRYIQPTMNSPMDSSSFNASTQKFGQYSG, from the exons ATGGCGGCAGAGAATCCTTTTGCTGAGAATCAAATTGTTGTTGAAAGCTCACATCCTCTCTACTTGAGTCCTTCGGATAATCCTGGAACAAATTTGGTGTTCACGTTATTTGACGGAACTGGGTATGCAGATTGGCGCAAATCAATGTTGATTTCTCTATCAGCTAAAAACAAAGTAGGATTGATCAATGGAAGACTTCTCAAACCTAGAGATGATTCCCCATATTTCGAGCTTTGGGCTCGATGTAATGATATGGTAATGGCTTG GTATGGACAATCTGATGTAGCTCAATCATTTGGcctacaaaaaaaattattagaaACTGTACAAGGATCTAATGATATAGCAACCTATTTCAATAATATAAAAGCAATATGGGATGAGTTGAATGCATTGGATGCAAAAATTCCATGTACTTGTGTTGAATGCACATGTGAAGCAAAACATAAGAATAAGGCAATTGAGGAGAGACAAAAATTAGTTCAATTTCTTATGGGACTAAATGAAACATACACTGCTTGTAGAGGAAATATAATGATGATGACTCCTACACCAAATATTGATAAGGCATATTCTTTACTTCTTCAAGAAGAAAGACAAAGATATATTCAACCTACAATGAATTCTCCTATGGATTCGAGTTCATTTAATGCATCAACACAAAAGTTTGGACAGTATTCAGGATAG